A genomic stretch from Zeimonas sediminis includes:
- a CDS encoding TRAP transporter small permease subunit gives MKANAGLAIFHRLLSALNLLGAVWVVLIMLLITADVIGRAFFDSPLFGVPEIVKISVVGLVWCMMPHTLKIGAHLRSTILLDRMPAGAQRAVEVLSCLLGVAIFALIVYSGWDQMIEAWKVGEFEGEDPVRVPTYPIRSLVVLGAALTALQFLVMLAGHLRGKPFGQPGEKA, from the coding sequence ATGAAAGCCAACGCCGGACTGGCGATCTTCCACCGACTGCTGTCGGCGCTGAACCTGCTGGGCGCCGTGTGGGTGGTGCTGATCATGCTGCTGATCACCGCCGACGTGATCGGGCGCGCCTTCTTCGACTCGCCGCTGTTCGGCGTGCCCGAGATCGTGAAGATCTCGGTGGTGGGCCTGGTCTGGTGCATGATGCCGCACACGCTGAAGATCGGCGCCCACCTGCGCTCCACGATCCTGCTCGACCGCATGCCGGCCGGCGCGCAGCGCGCGGTCGAGGTGCTGAGCTGCCTGCTCGGCGTGGCGATCTTCGCGCTGATCGTGTACTCCGGGTGGGACCAGATGATCGAGGCCTGGAAGGTCGGCGAGTTCGAGGGCGAGGACCCGGTCCGCGTGCCCACCTACCCGATCCGCAGCCTGGTGGTGCTCGGCGCGGCGCTGACTGCGCTGCAGTTCCTGGTCATGCTCGCCGGGCACCTGCGCGGCAAGCCCTTCGGACAGCCCGGGGAGAAGGCCTGA